One part of the Glycine max cultivar Williams 82 chromosome 14, Glycine_max_v4.0, whole genome shotgun sequence genome encodes these proteins:
- the LOC102669731 gene encoding zinc-regulated protein 8-like has product MSRFLQVSSFFEDEGESPVESDEIKVQTWSNQHYRNEPVVVVAAPRLQKYSSFHEQSGEPPLLLPIRSLKSRLSEEDIDVQSLNMLMSSKRFSSNSNRNAEVEADVVDTDVQSLNRSTISQGFSRNSNRKAEVIMLSSNTYVIMLSSNAEDSVRKKGFYKSCPPPPPPPPPTMFKKSVFMKPRFDGSSNEAPSFNKELKRSFTSERTTPVGKKSHEENKSKQGTLFRNNKFMGHASVPLVSQPAEKESLLVESNDDDDDDDTETEDQDVEGGRTVA; this is encoded by the coding sequence ATGTCAAGGTTCCTTCAggtttcttcttttttcgaGGATGAGGGTGAGAGCCCCGTCGAGTCTGATGAAATAAAAGTCCAAACTTGGAGCAACCAACACTACAGGAACGAACCTgtggttgttgttgctgctccACGGTTGCAAAAGTATTCTAGTTTTCATGAACAGAGTGGGGAGCCGCCTCTGCTTTTGCCCATTCGAAGCTTGAAATCTCGCTTATCCGAAGAAGATATTGATGTTCAATCTCTGAACATGTTAATGAGTTCTAAAAGGTTTTCAAGCAATTCAAATAGAAATGCAGAAGTTGAAGCTGATGTTGTTGATACAGATGTTCAATCTCTAAATAGGTCAACAATTTCTCAAGGATTTTCAAGAAATTCCAATAGAAAAGCTGAAGTTATAATGTTGTCTTCAAACACTTATGTTATAATGTTGTCTTCAAACGCAGAGGATTCGGTGAGGAAGAAGGGCTTCTACAAGTCTTGTCCTCCACCACCTCCGCCACCGCCACCAACAATGTTTAAGAAATCAGTGTTCATGAAACCAAGGTTCGATGGTTCATCCAACGAAGCACCTTCCTTCAATAAGGAGTTGAAGAGAAGCTTCACAAGTGAGAGAACCACACCAGTGGGAAAGAAAAgtcatgaagaaaataaatccaAGCAAGGCACATTGTTTAGAAATAACAAGTTCATGGGGCATGCAAGCGTGCCTCTTGTGTCACAACCAGCTGAGAAAGAAAGCCTTCTTGTGGAATCTAACGATGATGACGACGATGATGACACAGAAACCGAGGACCAAGACGTTGAAGGAGGAAGAACCGTTGCTTAG